The window CCCGGTTCCGGCCGATACCGAAGGCGCCATCTGCTACCAGATCTTCGAGGATCACCAGAGCTAGAAATCAACACTCACTCCAGGGATTGCGGGGGCGGTGATTCTCACACCTTGCCGCTTCCGCTCCCTCCGGAGCCGTCATCGGAACTTCGGCCCGTTTGACGAGCATCGGAACTGAGTGAAGTCGCCCTGACCATACAACCCATCCCATGCATGCCCGCGGCGACCGGACAGTGCAGGGAGCAACGAACGGAGACGCATTCATGCTCTTTTTCGTGAACAAGCCGGAAGAGGGGATTCTTGATCGAATCGCTCTTATCGGCGGCGACGAGGACAAGGCCCTGCTCCTGGTCGGTGACGGAGTTACCTTCGGCACTGAATACTGGGAAGAAAAACTCGAAAACATGGATGTTGAAGACATCTACGTAGCCAAGAGCGCCGTAGAAGCCCGCAACATCGAACTCAGCGACAACTGCGAAGTAGTGGACTACCCCGAGATGGTGGACCTGCTGCTGGGCAGCGATGAAAAAGTCGTGTCGCTCTAAGGAGGCTGCATCATGTCCAAAACCCTGACCATCCTGCTCCTTTCCGGATCGGCTGAAAACGAAGACGCCGAGTTCTCCACTCGCCTCGCTCAGGCCGCCCTTGAGAAGGGACACAAAGTCCAGATGTACCTCTTTGGAAACGCCGTGAATATTTCCAAGAAGGAATTCCCCATCGAAGGCGACCTGCACATCCAGCAGCGCGGCCTTGATCACATCGATCCCACCAAGTGCTTCGAGCGCGTGGCCGACATCTGCGAGAAGGGCGGCGACGTCTCCACCTGCCACACCAACGAGCACGCTCGCGGCATCGAGTCCCGCGAATACGTGGACGGTGTGAAGTGGGGCGACGTGGGCGGCACGTTCGCCAAGTATCTGATGACCTCTGACGTCCTGCTTTCCGTGGGTCACTAAGGAGAAATAACGATGATCAATTCCATTTGCCTTGTCGTCTCCAAGCCCCTGGGCGTTGAAGTCGGAACCCTCGGTGTGCGCACCGCATGGGCCACCCATGAAAAGGGCTTCGAAGCCAAGCTTGTCTACGTGGAAGAGGGAGTTTGGAACCTCACCAACAATCCCGGTTACCACAATTCCCTGCTCAGCGACCTGATCGAGGCTG of the Pseudodesulfovibrio sp. zrk46 genome contains:
- a CDS encoding DsrH/TusB family sulfur metabolism protein, with protein sequence MLFFVNKPEEGILDRIALIGGDEDKALLLVGDGVTFGTEYWEEKLENMDVEDIYVAKSAVEARNIELSDNCEVVDYPEMVDLLLGSDEKVVSL
- a CDS encoding DsrE family protein — its product is MSKTLTILLLSGSAENEDAEFSTRLAQAALEKGHKVQMYLFGNAVNISKKEFPIEGDLHIQQRGLDHIDPTKCFERVADICEKGGDVSTCHTNEHARGIESREYVDGVKWGDVGGTFAKYLMTSDVLLSVGH
- a CDS encoding DsrE family protein, with protein sequence MINSICLVVSKPLGVEVGTLGVRTAWATHEKGFEAKLVYVEEGVWNLTNNPGYHNSLLSDLIEADGEVFTVREHLEKRGISEDDLLDGVEVISAEEVAELCEDVETVNYF